From the genome of Fusarium fujikuroi IMI 58289 draft genome, chromosome FFUJ_chr06:
GATTCTCTTTACAggtcttgtttctcttgCTGGAGGCTGGGTTGTCATCTGGAGTTGGTGGCCTGAGTCGTGGACTATTGGAAGGCGCAATTGAGAATAACCGTGGGCTTCGGATAGTCTCCATTTATAGATATGCATATATAGAGATGAATGGGCGAGTTGAAtgcatctgcatcaaagAATGCTTCTCGAATTAATGGATTGTACTAGTTTGTCTTGCCATACTGTCAGGCCAGAGACTGAGGAAAGATCGCGCGCCACAACTCTTTTAAGCACATAATGCATTAATAAAGAGAAGTAAGCAAATATATTCAATAAATATCGAGAAAGTCGTGTATCTAAAAGATAACTTCTTGCATTGCcgttttaatacttaaatgTGACCTGGAAGTCATAGCTAAAGGCTCCGTTCTGTATAAATCGTTCCAGCCCTGTTACACATGCTGTGCCATTACTATACTCAagttttggtgatgaatCTTCCTCATTTACTTCCTCGGAATGGAACTCAACGCCCTTAGGCGCCTTGCGAAGTCCAGCCACAGTTATGTTTACAAGTGGAGGACTCACCTTGTAGTCACCAGTGATTTCCGCTCTTAAAATCCCCTTCCTGAAGGTATACTATAAAGTATGATTAGTCATGCTATTCATGGCTGAGATTAAGGGCCATTTAGCTTACTGCGACAGTCTTGATGGCTTTTGGTTTGAGACTGACACCGTCATCAAGATACACACTTCCTTCAGCGTACTCATTGTCgtccaaggccaagagaaGTGAAAACGGGTTCCTTCTCGTCGCTGCAGTTGTATTTCCCGGTTTTTGCAACGTAAATATTGTGCCGCCTCTGATGTGAAGGTTGATATGTTCCAAAGGTGCATCAAGAGTGACGTTCTCTTGAGGTTTGGCATGGACTTCATTCAGTGTATACCAGTCAAACCATCTTGTTCCTTCTCCAATCCCAGGAAAAACGCCGCGTACTGTTTTTGAGTTTGGAGTGAGAACAGGTGTTACTAGAAGACATGGACCCAGTAAAAACTGGGAATAGGTGGCCTTGAGGCTTTCGTCGTTTGGAAACTCCCATGCCAAAGCGCGCATCACAAGATCGCCTTTGGTATTGGCGTAGTGGAACAGAGTGTAGATGTAGTTGAGAAGGCTGTATCTTACCGCTATAGCTCGACGTGAAGCTTCAGCAACAGACGACCAGACAAACGCTTCTTGGGATATCGTGCCGCCCATATTGTGATTTCGATAAAAAGGCATGAAGGCTCCCAGAGACATCCATCGAGCACAAAGGTCAAAACTGGCGTTATGGGAGTAGCCACAGATGTCAACTCCAAACATGGGAATTCCAGCCATCATGTGTGTCAGGGCATGTGAGATGGATAAGAACATACTACCCCATTTAGATGAGTTATCACCTCCCCATCTCGTCGCATATCGGCCAATGCCAGCAAAATTGCCACGGGCGATGTTGAATGGACGACGGCCAGGGAACAGATCAAGCAGTCCTTGGTAGGTCGCATTGGAGATCTGGTTACCAAAAAGATTATGCATTTGATACTCAGTGGTGTTTAACTCATCATTGTGGGTTGCATCCGGAGAGATGGTCATTCTCCTGATGGAGTGGCCAGGTTGCAGACTGCAATGACCATCAGCATATTGTGTCATGGTGATAAACAAGGCTGACTTACTTGTTAAGAACATAAGGTGGATAAGTCAGGTTTCTGACACCTGGTGTTGGCTCTGTACGTCCTAGCGTGCTAGTGACAGGCACTTGGAAGACATGGGCCGCTTCGACCTCCGCTGACTGATTGGCCGCAAgctcttttgccttttcaaACTCAGAGCGATTAGTCACACTGAAGCCATCTGGATACTCATAGAACATCCTGAGCTTCTCTCCAGGAATCAGGAACGGAACATGAACGGGGTTCATATCTAGACGACTATTTCCGCAGGGCCCCACGCAGTATGAAGCGGGCTCTGTAAGATCGGAGAGCATTCCATCGTAAGGCACGCTATCGTACCATATCTTGAGCTCTCCAGCCCACCATTTGTGCGTCTCAGGCAACATGAAGTCTCCCCAGACAACGAACCCAGGCCAGTTGTTGCCCGTGTAGAAGTCGCCCGACTCTGGATCCCTGATGAATGCTTTGAGCTTGGCGCCGCGTTCATAGGGACCGTAAGTATCCTTTGGATCATCAGGATTCGGACGGTATATGTTGGCCCATACAAGAGGAACGTAGTACTGCTCGTTTTCATGAAGCCAGTCTACCCACTTCGCCATGCGATCAGGCGGGAAAGTGACCGGGTTATTAGCGAAGCTGCGGAAGCCATCAAACATGTCAAAGTCTGACCAAATAGCCTCGAGTGGAATATCAGCGGCTCTGTAATTCTCGACAACCGCTTCGATCTTATCGAGGGTGTCATATCCCAAGCGACATTGGTGAAAGCCAAGTGTCCAGAACATTTGCATCGCAGGTAAGCCAACGCAGCCAGCGTGATACTGGCGCATGGTCTCAATGGCTGTGGACCCTCCTTGCTTGTTCTGGCCGCTAAGGAAGTAGAGATCAACACTTCCACCGATGGTGCGGTATGTCAATGTCTCAGGTCTCAGAAGCCACTCTTGGCCATGAGCATTGCGGGCGTATATACCGTGAGAAGTGGTGTTGCTACCCTTGTGGTATCGACTCTCCTGGTAGAAGGGATGGACACCATAGATATTTCCATTTATAGGGTTACCGTGCTCTATGCCAGCATCATTGGTCCAGAAGGTCTGAGTGAAGTTTTGCCCCAGATGGAAATCATGGATGTTCTCAGCTATTACAAATGTCAGCTTGGTTATTGATACATCTTGAGGGTTGCCGTGCCTAGTCCGTAGACGTTGTAGTTGGGCTCCATGCTAGTTACCAGTTCAATGAACTGGTCCTCGAATACGATGACATGACCGTAAGTCGAAAAAAGGACCTCTCTATCACAGCTCCGGGTAACTTTAAATTGGAAGGTCGGCGAATTActgtgatggatggatcagTTGACCTGAATCACGTCGTGTAGCAATCAAATGACCTACGTAAACTCAAATCTGAGGTCACTGTTCGAGATTGtcgtcttcttgtcttgtacAGGCTCAAATACAAGTGAGTCTGGTAAGATATACTGAGTCCTGTTCTCTTCAGAAAGATACTTGGGGAATATCTTGACATTCAGTCTCTCCTTTGTCTGATACTGTACCTCGAGTATCAGGTCACGAATGTCATTACCACTATACATATTCAGAGGAGTGTTATACTGAGCGAGATTAATACGTACAACGCCTGGCAGTTAGGTCCAGCCATGGTCAAGTCAGCCTTCACACCTTTCAGGTCCCTCTTGATATTTGTTGCCTTGTAGCCAGGGCATTTTTGTGGGTTGGGCGCATGAGGGTCCTGGAATGTTGGTGTCAGACTAGGAGCGATCGCAATGTCAGGCGAGGCCGTCTTGGACTGAACAACAGTCGATATTGACGACTCAGCTACATGTATCCATATTAATCTACAAATTCGAGTTCCAGGCTCAATAATGAACGCTTACCTTGTGTCGCGACTAtgaataatattaaaaccgGTAAATAGTTCAACATGGTGATATTCGATGCAGCAAATGAATGTCGAGACGGAGGACGACAGAAACGCTGTATGACCGTGAGCAATTGGAACACTGGGTGAGGCAGCCTGTGGAGGTCTACTACACGCGATTTGATGAGACCAAATGCTTATCGTCCGACGATACTCCAAAGGAACCGACTCAGATGGATACAGCGACGATTTGCGACCAAAATAGGTGAGCTCCCCGGCACGTAAACTTCTAATGATACGTGCCCTCCTCAATCCCCAGCCGGTCTTCCAGCACCATCCAGGCTGCGAGTCTTTTCGTAGGCTGGCGCGTATACATCCCAGATGCAGATGCTATCATTGCCATGAATCGTAATGATTTCATCCCTCCGTCCTCCCTCCCCACTATTTCTCAGAGGAGGTGTAGGGTTAGTAAAATGCAACATGGACAAGAGCCCGCGTCTCACGGATATCTCGGCACGGGCGTACCTAGGGGCGGCAAGTGAAAGAAGCATAAGATAGTGCCGGGTAGTAGCTGAGGCCAGGGTTTGCGAGCCGTACCCGTAGTCTTGCAGGGGAGTGTATACGCCATGTCAACATTGACAGTGTCAAAAGCCTGAAAAGGTCAGTCAACTTATGCAATTAGACCCCTGTTATCCACTGAACCAGGGTCTAAAAGCACCCATCCCCACTAACCAATTCTGCTCCGGCCCCTCTCATGGTTAGTTCCGCCTCAAATGATAAGCGGGGAGCTAGTTTAGTACTCCGTAACCCCGGATTGGGGCACAAACATGCATGGTAAGACCGTAGGACAAGGCCTTGGTCGCGTAGATACTCCAATCAAGATGAATGAATCTCAAATCCTTCCAATGATGCCATTGTCTTTGTTACTGATGCACAACACCGTGAAACCATTGATCATCTCTTTGTTGTATCTCGGTGCGACACATCCTTCCCAACGCTTATCATGCTTGTCAGAAAGCTTATGTGGTATTTTCGTAATCTCTGACCTCTACACCACCACTTCCGGATGATATGATGATCCTTGTACGCTCAGACAAACACCCTTAAACTCGTGTTCAGTGTATCATGAGAAAGGTTACAGCTCCCAGTCACAGTAACGAGCTGCACCTGGGTACTTCCTTGGCCAGTAGCACTCACCAAATATTTTGATCAACCACGCCACGTCATCTCGGCAAGTGTTACTGTAGTATTGCAGACCAACTGATAGCCGTTACTGTAT
Proteins encoded in this window:
- a CDS encoding probable Alpha-glucosidase precursor (Maltase) codes for the protein MLNYLPVLILFIVATQAESSISTVVQSKTASPDIAIAPSLTPTFQDPHAPNPQKCPGYKATNIKRDLKGVKADLTMAGPNCQAFGNDIRDLILEVQYQTKERLNVKIFPKYLSEENRTQYILPDSLVFEPVQDKKTTISNTENIHDFHLGQNFTQTFWTNDAGIEHGNPINGNIYGVHPFYQESRYHKGSNTTSHGIYARNAHGQEWLLRPETLTYRTIGGSVDLYFLSGQNKQGGSTAIETMRQYHAGCVGLPAMQMFWTLGFHQCRLGYDTLDKIEAVVENYRAADIPLEAIWSDFDMFDGFRSFANNPVTFPPDRMAKWVDWLHENEQYYVPLVWANIYRPNPDDPKDTYGPYERGAKLKAFIRDPESGDFYTGNNWPGFVVWGDFMLPETHKWWAGELKIWYDSVPYDGMLSDLTEPASYCVGPCGNSRLDMNPVHVPFLIPGEKLRMFYEYPDGFSVTNRSEFEKAKELAANQSAEVEAAHVFQVPVTSTLGRTEPTPGVRNLTYPPYVLNNLQPGHSIRRMTISPDATHNDELNTTDMFLSISHALTHMMAGIPMFGVDICGYSHNASFDLCARWMSLGAFMPFYRNHNMGGTISQEAFVWSSVAEASRRAIAVRYSLLNYIYTLFHYANTKGDLVMRALAWEFPNDESLKATYSQFLLGPCLLVTPVLTPNSKTVRGVFPGIGEGTRWFDWYTLNEVHAKPQENVTLDAPLEHINLHIRGGTIFTLQKPGNTTAATRRNPFSLLLALDDNEYAEGSVYLDDGVSLKPKAIKTVAYTFRKGILRAEITGDYKVSPPLVNITVAGLRKAPKGVEFHSEEVNEEDSSPKLEYSNGTACVTGLERFIQNGAFSYDFQVTFKY